A section of the Lutra lutra chromosome 3, mLutLut1.2, whole genome shotgun sequence genome encodes:
- the LOC125096274 gene encoding aquaporin-12-like: MAGLNVSLSFFFVTFALCQAARRLSKALLPEGTYASFAREVVGAAQLGACCLEMRVLVELGPWAGGFGPDLLLTLLFLLLLAHGATCDGAAANPTVSLQELLLAEASVPCTLLALVAQGLGMQVARVLTRRYWAWELSDLHVLQSLMDAHCSSALRTSVPHGTLVEGACAFFFHLSLLRFRNTLPVYRVPLMALLVTFMAYTAGPFTSAFFNPALAASVTFQCSGSTLLEYAQVYWLGPLTGMVLAVLLHHGCLPRLFQRNLLYSQKNKYRTPRGKLAPGPRDTPKPAGGCRSRGTTREAGRQLLGSG, from the exons ATGGCCGGTCTGAACgtgtccctttccttcttcttcgtCACCTTCGCCCTCTGCCAGGCAGCCAGGAGGCTGTCCAAGGCCCTGCTCCCGGAGGGCACCTACGCCAGCTTCGCCCGGGAGGTGGTGGGCGCCGCCCAGCTGGGGGCTTGCTGCCTGGAGATGCGGGTGTTGGTGGAGCTGggcccctgggctgggggcttCGGCCCCGACCTGCTGCTGACACtgctcttcctgctcctgctGGCACACGGGGCAACCTGCGATGGGGCAGCAGCCAACCCCACCGTGTCGCTGCAGGAACTGCTCTTGGCCGAGGCCTCTGTGCCCTGCACGCTGCTGGCGCTGGTGGCCCAGGGGCTGGGCATGCAGGTGGCCCGTGTGCTGACCCGGCGCTACTGGGCCTGGGAGCTCAGCGACCTGCATGTCCTCCAGAGCCTCATGGATGCACACTGCAGCTCAGCACTGCGCACATCCGTGCCCCATGGCACGCTGGTGGAAGGTGCCTGTGCCTTCTTCTTCCACCTGAGCCTCCTCCGCTTCCGGAACACTCTGCCTGTCTACAGGGTGCCCCTCATGGCCCTGCTGGTCACCTTCATGGCCTACACAG CAGGGCCTTTCACGTCCGCCTTCTTCAACCCCgccctggctgcctcagtcaccTTCCAGTGCTCAGGGTCCACCCTGCTGGAGTATGCCCAGGTGTACTGGCTGGGTCCTCTGACAG GGATGGTGCTGGCGGTCCTACTGCACCATGGCTGCCTTCCTCGCCTTTTCCAGAGGAACCTGTTGTATAGTCAGAAGAACAAGTACCGGACTCCTAGAGGGAAGTTGGCCCCGGGGCCGAGAGACACCCCGAAGCCTGCAGGGGGATGCAGAAGCAGGGGGACCACGCGTGAGGCAGGGCGGCAGCTACTAGGCTCCGGCTGA